The sequence GCCCTTGCCCCCGGGCTGAGTACCACGCGGGAAAGCCCCATTCTGAGACGGCATTGCTCGCAGAAATAGCCCGCCAGCAGAACCACATCTTCTCCGCGCTCGCGCAGCGGCGGCACGGTAAGCGGGAACACGCTCAGACGGTGGAAAAGATCCGCGCGGAAATGCCCGGCCAGCACCGCTTCTCGCAGATCGCGGTTGGTCGCCGCCAGCACGCGCACGTCCACCCGTAAGCTGCGGTCATCCCCCACCCGCTGGATGTCACCGTACTGCAATACGCGCAGCAGTTTGGCCTGGAGCGAGAGCGAAAGCTCTCCAATCTCATCGAGAAACAGCGTCCCGTTATCGGCCATCTCAAACTTACCGCTGCGGTTGCTGATGGTCCCGGTAAATGCCCCTTTGACGTGACCAAACAGCTCGCTTTCCGCCACGCTCTCCGGCAATGCGGCACAGTTAAGGTATACGAGCGGGTTGGCCGCGCGTGGTGAGGCTTCATGAATTGACTTCGCCACCAGCTCTTTACCGGTGCCGGTTTCACCGAAGATCAGCACGTTCAGGTCGGACGCGGCGACAATCTCAATCTCTTTTTTAAGCTGCGCTATGCCCGGCGACAGACCGATCATCTCCGTGTGCGCCACCGGCTCAAACGCCGACGGGCTGCCGGGAAGAATATTCTGGCTTTCCAGCTGTTCTATCAGCAACGCGTTATTGAGCGCCCCGGAGGCCAGCGCGGCAATCAGCCTTAACTCTTCATCACTGAAGGTGTCGAACTGGTCCGGCGACATGCCGTCGAGGGTTAATGCGCCAATCAGGTGTTGTCCGGCAAACAGCGGCAGACCGATACAGGCGTGCACCTTCAGGCTCTCCTGCCCCGGGATCAGACCGTCGTAGGGATCCTGCAAGTCGCTGTCCGCCGGGAAACGTACCACGTCACCCGCACGGGCAATGGTTTCCAGCCGCGGATGCCCTTCAAGAGTAAACCGCCGCCCGAGAACATCTTTCGCGAGCCCGTCGATAGCCAGCGGAATAAATTGTCTCCCCTCGTAGCGCAACAGCGCCGAGGCATCGCACGCCAGCACGTGACGCAGCGTGGAGATAAGCCGCTGAAAACGGTCCTGATGACCGATACCGGTTTGCAGTTCAATGGCGATCTTCGCCAGCACATCTACGGAAAAACTCATGGCTGCCTCGCTGTCATTTTGACAATAAATAGTGTCATATTGACCGTCATCAGGATAGTCATAATGACTACTCATCACGAGGTATAGAAAAAATAATCCATTAAAATCAATAAAATAAAAGTTGGCACGCAATGTGATATAGGCAAATCATCTTATTCAAAAACGCTGTATTACGTTGAGGTTGCTATGTCTATTCTGGTTAAAAATAACATTCATTGGGTGGGTCAACGTGACTGGGAGGTGCGTGATTTCCACGGGACGGAATACAAAACGCTGCGCGGCAGCAGCTACAACAGCTATCTTATCCGTGAAGGCAAAAACGTACTGATCGATACCGTCGATCATAAATTCAGCCGCGAGTTCGTGCAGAACCTGCGCAGCGAAATCGATCTCGACGCAATCGACTACATCATCATCAACCACGCGGAAGAGGATCACGCCGGTGCGTTGACCGAGCTGATGTCGTACATTCCGAATACACCGATCTACTGCACCACCAACGCCATCGACTCGATCAACGGTCATCACCATCATCCGGAATGGAATTTCCACACCGTGAAAACCGGCGACTCGCTGGATATCGGCAACGGCAAACAGCTGATCTTCGTTGAAACCCCGATGCTGCACTGGCCGGACAGCATGATGACCTACATGACCGGCGACGCGGTATTGTTCAGCAACGACGCCTTTGGCCAGCACTACTGTGACGAACGCCTGTTCAATGATGAAGTGGATCAGACCGAACTGTTTGAGCAGTGCCAGCGCTACTACGCCAACATTCTGACCCCGTTCAGCCGTCTGGTGACGCCAAAAATCACCGAGATCCTCGGCTTTAACCTGCCGGTGGACATGATTGCCACCTCCCACGGCGTGGTGTGGCGTGAAAACCCCACCCAGATCGTTGAGCTGTACCTGAAATGGGCGGCGGATTATCAGGAAGACCGCATCACGATTTTCTACGACACCATGTCCAATAACACCCGCATGATGGCGGACGCCATTGCCCAGGGCATCAACGAAGTGGATCCGAACGTGGCGGTGAAAATCTTCAACGTGGCGCGCAGCGATAAAAACGAGATCCTCACCAATGTCTTCCGCTCAAAAGGCGTGCTGGTGGGCACCTCCACGATGAACAACGTGATGATGCCGAAAATTGCTGGCCTGGTGGAAGAGATGACCGGCCTGCGTTTTCGCAACAAACGCGCCAGCGCGTTTGGCTCTCACGGCTGGAGCGGCGGCGCGGTAGATCGCCTCTCTACCCGTCTGCAGGATGCAGGTTTTGAGATGTCCCTGAGTCTGAAAGCGAAATGGCGCCCGGATATCGACGCGCTGGAAATTTGCCGTCAGCATGGCCGCGACATTGCCCGTCAGTGGGCGCTCGCACCGCTTCCTGAGGCGTCTGCAAAACCTACCGAACAGCAGGAAGCCTGTGCCTGTGCAGCTGCCGCTGCTGCACACCTCGGCCCACGCATGCAGTGCAGCGTTTGCCAGTGGATATATGACCCGGAACGGGGCGAACCCCTTCAGGACGTTGCCCCGGGCACGCCGTTGTGCGACGTGCCGGACACCTTCCTCTGCCCGGAATGTTCCCTCGGTAAAGACGTCTTTGACGAACTGGGTACGGAGGCAAAATGAATCACGGCATCGTCATCATCGGTTCGGGCTTCGCCGCCCGCCAGCTGGTGAAAAATATCCGCAAACAGGACGCTAACGTGCCGGTGACGGTGATCGCCGCCGACAGCATGGATGAGTACAACAAGCCTGATTTAAGCCATGTCATCAGCCAGAATCAGCGCGCCGAAGACCTCACCCGCCAGACGGCGGGGGAGTTCGCGGAACAGTTTAACCTGCGCCTGTTTCCCTACACCTGGGTTACCGATATCGACGCCGTCGCGCACGTCGTGAAGGCGAAAGACAAAATCTGGCAGTACGACAAGCTGGTGCTGGCCACGGGGGCCTCTGCCTTTGTGCCGCCCGTTGAAGGGCGAGAGCTGATGATCACCCTAAACAGCCAACAGGAGTATCAGGCAAGCGAAACGGGGCTTCGCGATGCGCAACGCGTGATGATCGTCGGCGGTGGGCTGATTGGTACCGAGCTGGCGATGGATTTCTGCCGCGCGGGTAAAACCGTTACCCTGGTTGACCACGCGGCGAGCATTCTGTCGGCGCTGATGCCCGCAGAAGTAAGCAGCCGCTTACAGCATCGACTGACCGACATGGGCGTCCATCTGCTGCTCAAATCGCAGTTACAGAGTCTGAGCAAAACCGCAGGCGGCATTCGTGGGGCGCTCGACCGCAACCGCAGCGTTGAGGTGGATGCGGTGGTTGCCGCGACGGGTCTGCGCCCGGAAACCGCGCTGGCACATCGCGCTGGCGCCGAAACAGACCGCGGCGTAAAGGTCGACAGCTACCTGCAAACCTCACAGCCGGACATTTATGCCCTGGGCGACTGCGCGGAAATTAACGGCCGGGTGCTGCCGTTCCTGCAACCGATCCAGTTGAGCGCCATGGTCCTGGCGAAAAACCTGATCGGCGTCAGCGCGCCGCTAAAGCTTTCGCCGATGCTGGTGAAGGTGAAAACGCCGGACCTGCCGCTGCACCTTGCGGGAGAAACGCAGCGACAGGATCTGAGCTGGCAAATCGCCATTGAATCACAGGGGATGGTGGCGCGCGGCATCGACGCAGATGACCAACTGCGCGCCTTTGTGGTGAGCGAAGAGAGAATGAAGGAGGCGTTCGCGCTGCTGAAATCGCTACCTGCTTAACCGTCGTATTGCCGGGTGGCGCTGCGCTTACCCGGCCTACAAAACAACAAAAAGAGAGTTGAGGCAAAAATTCAGGAGCGCACCACCAGCGCATCGTAGCCGCGCCAGCGGTAGTTGGCCATGGAGATCAGCCAGCAGGCGACAAACAGCCCGACCACCACAAACCCGGCGTTGCCGAGGTTATCGTTCACCGCGCCCACCGCATCCCAGATGCCGCCGCTAAGGGCAAATTTATCCATCAGCAGACCCAGCGCTTCCAGCCCACCAATGAACAGGGCCACCACCACGGAGGTACCCGTAATGGTCATGTTGTAGTAGAGCTTGCGCTGCGGTTTGTTAAACGCCCAGCCGTAGGCACCGACCATCAGCAAATTGTCGAGGGTATCCACCAGCGCCATACCGCTGGCGAAGAGCGCCGGGAAGATCATGATTGACCACACCGACATCCCGCTGGAGGCGCTGGCGGCAGAAATCCCCAGCACGCCAATTTCAGTGGCGGTATCAAACCCGAGACCAAACAGGAAGCCTACCAGGTACATCTGCCAGCTTTTATTGACGAGGCGGAAGGTTTTGCCAAACAGCCAGCTCATCACCCCACCCTGGGCGGGAAGCTCCACGTCGCTGCGGGCCGCATGCCCCTTTTTCAGCGCCTGGAAACTGCACCATACGCCGCGCAAAATCACCATATTCACCAGCGCCATCGCCAGCAGGAAGGTGGCGGAAACGGCGGTGCCAATCAGGCTCCCGGTCTCGTGGAACCATGCCATATTTTTCTGAAACGCCGTGGCGGTGGCGGCGATAGCGATGGAAGCCAGCACCACGATAGTGGAGTGCCCCAGCGAGAACCATGCCCCCACGCCGGACGGGCGTTTGCCCTGCTGCATCATCTTACGCGTCACGGTATCAATGGCAGCAATGTGGTCGGCATCCACCGCATGACGCAGCCCGTAACACCAGGCCAGCAGGCTTGCCGCCATCAGCGCCGTACTGCCGCTGAAGGTGTGCCATGCCCAGCCCCAGGCCAGCAGGTTTGCCATTACCAGTGCCAGCAGCAGAAGCGCGGCGCGAGGTTCATTGCGTAACAGTCGTAACATTTTAAATCCTTTGTGAACATGACCGGGCAGCGGCGACCACCGCCTGCCCGAAGGAGATCGCTCCGTCACCTGCAGGCAGGCGCGAAGGAAAAAGAAGCGTAAAGTCAGAAAGATAATGCCGCAGGCGCGCGCGCAGCAGGCGGTTATGTAACACACCGCCACTGAGGCAGATTGTTGAAAGCGATAAGCGTCGGGCATGGGATGCGGCATGCTCCGACAGCCCTCTGGCCAGCGCATCGTGAAACGCCCACGCGCGCTCGCAGGGCTCCGCCTGCCAGGCAAGCCACTGTTGCCAGAAAAGTGCAAGGTCGTCCACCGACAGCGTAACCGGGTGTTTCACACCGTTGCACCGTGCCGCCAGCGCCTCCAGCCTGCAGGCCGCTTCGCCTTCGTAGCACTGCGTATCGATGCCCAGCGCACAGGCAACCGCATCAAACAGGCGTCCACAGGACGAGGCCTGCGGCGCGTTGATGCTACGCTGGATCGCCGTCGCCAGTAGCGGCCAGTTCTGGCCCTGCACTGCCCGCGTCTCCGGGAACTGCTGCCAGTCAGGCACAAAGTCCAGGCAGTGGGCGAGCAAATTGCGCCACGGCTGCTTCGCTGCCAGATCGCCCCCCGGCAGCGCAACGGCAGGCAGGCCACCCAAATGTTCGCAGTCGACATAGTTCACCCGCAGGCACTCTCCGCCCCACAGCGCGCCATTCTCGCCCATGCCGATCCCGTCCAGCGTCAGGGCGATAACGTCCCCACCGCCGAGCGGCCAGCCATTTTCAGCCAGACACGCCGCCGCATGGGCATGATGATGCAGCACGGTTTCAACGGGCAGCGCCTGCTCCAGCGCCCACTGACGGGCGTGATACGCCGGATGGGCATCGCACACGACACGCGCGGGCTTAAAGGCATAAACCTGTTGCATCATTGCCAGCGCCGAACGCCACTGTGCGTCGACCCCCTCGTCACTGAGATCGCCAAAATGCGGGCTCAACACAGCCTGATTTCCGCGCACCAGGCAGAAGGTATTTTTCATCTCTGCCCCGGTAGACAATATGGCAGGGATATCGTCAAACCCGGCGGGTAACGTGATGGCATCCGGCACAAAACCGCGCGCGCGACGCAGCATCGCGCCATCCCGATCCACCACCGAATCATCCATCCGTTGCAGAATATCGCGGTTGTGCAGCAGGAAGCCGTCAGCCATGTCGCGGAGCGCATCCAGCGCTTCCTGATTCGTCATCGCAGGCGGGCGGCCGCTGAGGTTGCCGGAGGTCATCACCAGCGGACGCTGGCAGTCCATCATCAGTAAATGCTGAATCGGATTCGCAGGCAGCATCACGCCGACACAATCTAGCCCCGGCGCAATGGCCTCAGGCAGCGCGGGAAGCGAGGCTTTGGGCGTCAACACAATGGGCGCAGCAGGAGAGCGTAGCAGGGTCTGCATCGCCTCCGGCAGGTCATCCGCATCGGGGATCATCACCGCCAGCGGCTTCGTCGGGCGCTGTTTGCGTGCCCGTAGCGTCGCCACCGCCTGCGGGTTAAGCGCGTCGCAGGCAAGGTGAAAGCCTCCCAGCCCCTTGATGGCGACAATACCGCCGCTTTTTAGCTTCTCCACTGCGGCGCGTAATGCCGGTTCGCGCGTGGCAACGCTGTCCCCGGCTCGCCACATCAGCGCTGGCCCGCAGTCCGGGCAGGCCACCGGCTGAGCGTGAAAACGCCGATCGGCCGGGTTGCGATACTCGGCTTCACACGGTGCGCACAGCGGGAAGTCGGCCATTGACGTGGCCGGGCGATCGTAGGGCATGGCGCGGATGATGGTGAAGCGCGGGCCGCAATGGGTACAGTTGATAAACGGGTAACGATAACGGCGCTCG comes from Enterobacter kobei and encodes:
- a CDS encoding HoxN/HupN/NixA family nickel/cobalt transporter, yielding MLRLLRNEPRAALLLLALVMANLLAWGWAWHTFSGSTALMAASLLAWCYGLRHAVDADHIAAIDTVTRKMMQQGKRPSGVGAWFSLGHSTIVVLASIAIAATATAFQKNMAWFHETGSLIGTAVSATFLLAMALVNMVILRGVWCSFQALKKGHAARSDVELPAQGGVMSWLFGKTFRLVNKSWQMYLVGFLFGLGFDTATEIGVLGISAASASSGMSVWSIMIFPALFASGMALVDTLDNLLMVGAYGWAFNKPQRKLYYNMTITGTSVVVALFIGGLEALGLLMDKFALSGGIWDAVGAVNDNLGNAGFVVVGLFVACWLISMANYRWRGYDALVVRS
- the norR gene encoding nitric oxide reductase transcriptional regulator NorR; this encodes MSFSVDVLAKIAIELQTGIGHQDRFQRLISTLRHVLACDASALLRYEGRQFIPLAIDGLAKDVLGRRFTLEGHPRLETIARAGDVVRFPADSDLQDPYDGLIPGQESLKVHACIGLPLFAGQHLIGALTLDGMSPDQFDTFSDEELRLIAALASGALNNALLIEQLESQNILPGSPSAFEPVAHTEMIGLSPGIAQLKKEIEIVAASDLNVLIFGETGTGKELVAKSIHEASPRAANPLVYLNCAALPESVAESELFGHVKGAFTGTISNRSGKFEMADNGTLFLDEIGELSLSLQAKLLRVLQYGDIQRVGDDRSLRVDVRVLAATNRDLREAVLAGHFRADLFHRLSVFPLTVPPLRERGEDVVLLAGYFCEQCRLRMGLSRVVLSPGARAHLLSYGWPGNVRELEHAIHRAVVLARATRAGDEVVIHARHFALHDDAVQAVAQRVPENANENLREATEAFQRQMITRALEQNNRSWAACARALEMDVANLHRLAKRLGLKG
- the hypF gene encoding carbamoyltransferase HypF; the encoded protein is MRVNGVQLRVRGKVQGVGFRPFVWQLAHQMMLTGDVCNDGEGVLVRLAGNGGDFTARLRQDCPPLARIDDVDTQPFSWPALPTDFTIRQSESGAMDTQIVPDAATCPACLAEMRDPRERRYRYPFINCTHCGPRFTIIRAMPYDRPATSMADFPLCAPCEAEYRNPADRRFHAQPVACPDCGPALMWRAGDSVATREPALRAAVEKLKSGGIVAIKGLGGFHLACDALNPQAVATLRARKQRPTKPLAVMIPDADDLPEAMQTLLRSPAAPIVLTPKASLPALPEAIAPGLDCVGVMLPANPIQHLLMMDCQRPLVMTSGNLSGRPPAMTNQEALDALRDMADGFLLHNRDILQRMDDSVVDRDGAMLRRARGFVPDAITLPAGFDDIPAILSTGAEMKNTFCLVRGNQAVLSPHFGDLSDEGVDAQWRSALAMMQQVYAFKPARVVCDAHPAYHARQWALEQALPVETVLHHHAHAAACLAENGWPLGGGDVIALTLDGIGMGENGALWGGECLRVNYVDCEHLGGLPAVALPGGDLAAKQPWRNLLAHCLDFVPDWQQFPETRAVQGQNWPLLATAIQRSINAPQASSCGRLFDAVACALGIDTQCYEGEAACRLEALAARCNGVKHPVTLSVDDLALFWQQWLAWQAEPCERAWAFHDALARGLSEHAASHARRLSLSTICLSGGVLHNRLLRARLRHYLSDFTLLFPSRLPAGDGAISFGQAVVAAARSCSQRI
- the norW gene encoding NADH:flavorubredoxin reductase NorW, which gives rise to MNHGIVIIGSGFAARQLVKNIRKQDANVPVTVIAADSMDEYNKPDLSHVISQNQRAEDLTRQTAGEFAEQFNLRLFPYTWVTDIDAVAHVVKAKDKIWQYDKLVLATGASAFVPPVEGRELMITLNSQQEYQASETGLRDAQRVMIVGGGLIGTELAMDFCRAGKTVTLVDHAASILSALMPAEVSSRLQHRLTDMGVHLLLKSQLQSLSKTAGGIRGALDRNRSVEVDAVVAATGLRPETALAHRAGAETDRGVKVDSYLQTSQPDIYALGDCAEINGRVLPFLQPIQLSAMVLAKNLIGVSAPLKLSPMLVKVKTPDLPLHLAGETQRQDLSWQIAIESQGMVARGIDADDQLRAFVVSEERMKEAFALLKSLPA
- the norV gene encoding anaerobic nitric oxide reductase flavorubredoxin; this encodes MSILVKNNIHWVGQRDWEVRDFHGTEYKTLRGSSYNSYLIREGKNVLIDTVDHKFSREFVQNLRSEIDLDAIDYIIINHAEEDHAGALTELMSYIPNTPIYCTTNAIDSINGHHHHPEWNFHTVKTGDSLDIGNGKQLIFVETPMLHWPDSMMTYMTGDAVLFSNDAFGQHYCDERLFNDEVDQTELFEQCQRYYANILTPFSRLVTPKITEILGFNLPVDMIATSHGVVWRENPTQIVELYLKWAADYQEDRITIFYDTMSNNTRMMADAIAQGINEVDPNVAVKIFNVARSDKNEILTNVFRSKGVLVGTSTMNNVMMPKIAGLVEEMTGLRFRNKRASAFGSHGWSGGAVDRLSTRLQDAGFEMSLSLKAKWRPDIDALEICRQHGRDIARQWALAPLPEASAKPTEQQEACACAAAAAAHLGPRMQCSVCQWIYDPERGEPLQDVAPGTPLCDVPDTFLCPECSLGKDVFDELGTEAK